The following are encoded together in the Blautia obeum ATCC 29174 genome:
- the purE gene encoding 5-(carboxyamino)imidazole ribonucleotide mutase, with amino-acid sequence MKKVGIVMGSDSDMPVMSKAAAILDKLGVEYEMKIISAHREPDVFFEYAKTAEEKGFKVIIAGAGMAAHLPGMCAAIFPMPVIGIPMHTTSLGGRDSLYSIVQMPSGIPVATVAINGGANAGLLAAKILATSDPELLDRLKAYSQELKEQVEAKDARLQKVGYKAY; translated from the coding sequence ATGAAAAAAGTTGGGATTGTAATGGGAAGCGACTCAGATATGCCGGTTATGAGTAAGGCGGCAGCAATTCTTGACAAGCTGGGCGTTGAATATGAGATGAAGATTATTTCTGCACACAGAGAACCGGATGTGTTCTTTGAGTATGCAAAGACGGCAGAAGAAAAAGGATTCAAAGTAATTATTGCAGGAGCAGGAATGGCAGCACATCTTCCGGGAATGTGTGCAGCAATCTTTCCGATGCCGGTTATCGGCATTCCAATGCATACAACATCTCTTGGAGGAAGAGATTCACTGTATTCAATCGTACAGATGCCGTCCGGAATTCCGGTAGCAACAGTAGCAATCAATGGAGGCGCAAATGCAGGACTTCTTGCCGCAAAGATTCTGGCAACATCTGATCCGGAACTTCTGGACAGATTGAAAGCATACAGTCAGGAACTGAAAGAGCAGGTTGAGGCAAAGGATGCCAGACTTCAGAAAGTTGGATACAAAGCTTATTAA
- a CDS encoding SseB family protein: MGISVEDAVKELQARETVFVAYSQATKLPYVTCGEETYNDQVWFFAEEETLKEYGKKKLEDKILLMGMRYEKKDFPRMYGLLFSIGVNSVIWNNGADEIEIDLEKIVRKPDLSQMEPAKRPLINPTLQLSGIYFMQELRRPVEKEEHKNLRALEEELIANLKKSHFLVAMERDEENPKKINIPYLKNKEGQILQPVFSDVMEFEKFAKGKKLRLAKIPFDKLPEILINQAEAMVFNPMGFNLILNKEQFKKILG; this comes from the coding sequence ATGGGTATTAGTGTAGAAGATGCAGTCAAAGAACTTCAGGCAAGGGAGACAGTGTTTGTGGCATATTCACAGGCAACAAAACTGCCTTATGTAACTTGCGGAGAAGAAACATATAATGATCAGGTGTGGTTTTTTGCAGAAGAGGAAACTTTGAAGGAATATGGCAAAAAGAAACTGGAAGATAAAATCCTTCTTATGGGGATGCGTTATGAGAAAAAAGATTTTCCGAGAATGTACGGACTTCTGTTTTCTATTGGCGTAAACTCTGTAATCTGGAATAACGGAGCAGATGAAATTGAGATTGATCTGGAAAAAATCGTAAGAAAACCAGATCTCAGTCAGATGGAGCCGGCTAAACGTCCGCTGATCAATCCAACATTACAGCTTTCAGGTATCTATTTTATGCAGGAACTTCGACGTCCGGTTGAAAAAGAAGAACACAAAAATTTAAGAGCACTGGAAGAGGAACTGATTGCAAATCTGAAAAAATCTCATTTCCTGGTAGCAATGGAACGTGACGAAGAAAATCCGAAAAAAATTAATATTCCGTATCTGAAAAATAAAGAAGGCCAGATTTTACAGCCGGTATTTTCTGATGTTATGGAATTTGAAAAATTTGCAAAAGGTAAAAAACTTCGCCTGGCAAAAATTCCATTTGACAAACTTCCGGAAATTCTGATCAATCAGGCGGAAGCAATGGTATTTAATCCAATGGGATTTAATCTTATTCTTAATAAAGAACAGTTTAAGAAGATTCTTGGCTGA
- the purM gene encoding phosphoribosylformylglycinamidine cyclo-ligase, producing the protein MDYKKAGVDIEAGYKSVELMKKHIAKTMRPEVLGGIGGFSGAFSMNAFKNMEEPTLVSGTDGCGTKVKLAMIMDKHDTIGIDAVAMCVNDIACAGAEPLFFLDYIACGKNYPEKIAEIVSGVAEGCVQSGAALIGGETAEHPGLMPEDEYDLAGFAVGVIDKKDLLTGEELKPGDVLIGMASTGVHSNGFSLVRKVFEMTKESLDTYYDELGTTLGEALLAPTRIYVKALKSVKEAGVRIHACSHITGGGFYENVPRMLKDGTRAVIEKNSYPVLPIFDLLAKTGDIEEKMMYNTFNMGLGMVLAVDPSDVDKTMEAIRQAGDTPYVVGRIEAGEKGVTLC; encoded by the coding sequence ATGGATTACAAAAAAGCAGGTGTGGATATAGAAGCTGGTTACAAGTCAGTTGAGTTAATGAAGAAACATATTGCAAAGACCATGAGACCGGAAGTTTTAGGCGGAATCGGTGGATTTTCGGGAGCATTTTCCATGAATGCATTCAAAAATATGGAAGAACCAACACTCGTATCCGGTACAGATGGCTGCGGAACCAAAGTTAAGCTTGCTATGATCATGGATAAACACGATACGATCGGAATCGATGCTGTAGCCATGTGTGTAAATGATATTGCATGTGCAGGTGCAGAACCACTGTTCTTCCTGGATTACATTGCATGTGGAAAAAATTATCCGGAAAAGATCGCAGAGATCGTAAGTGGCGTTGCAGAGGGCTGTGTACAGTCAGGTGCAGCATTGATCGGTGGTGAAACTGCAGAACATCCGGGACTTATGCCGGAAGATGAATATGATCTTGCTGGGTTTGCAGTTGGTGTGATCGATAAGAAAGATCTTCTTACTGGCGAAGAACTGAAACCAGGAGACGTTCTGATCGGTATGGCTTCTACAGGCGTTCACAGCAATGGATTTTCACTTGTCCGCAAAGTGTTTGAAATGACAAAAGAATCTCTGGATACATATTATGATGAACTTGGAACAACTCTTGGTGAGGCACTGCTTGCTCCGACAAGAATTTATGTAAAAGCACTGAAAAGTGTTAAAGAAGCCGGAGTTCGTATTCATGCATGCAGCCATATTACCGGTGGTGGCTTTTATGAAAATGTTCCTCGTATGCTGAAAGATGGCACAAGAGCTGTCATTGAGAAGAACAGCTATCCGGTTCTTCCGATTTTTGACCTTCTTGCAAAGACCGGAGATATCGAAGAAAAGATGATGTACAATACTTTTAATATGGGACTTGGTATGGTTCTGGCAGTAGATCCTTCAGATGTAGATAAGACAATGGAGGCTATTCGTCAGGCAGGAGACACTCCATATGTAGTTGGCCGTATTGAGGCCGGAGAAAAGGGAGTGACTTTATGTTAA
- the purD gene encoding phosphoribosylamine--glycine ligase, producing MKVLIVGSGGREHAIAWSVAKSPKVDKIYCAPGNAGISEYAECVAIGAMEFEKLADFAEENKVDLTIIGMDDPLVGGVVDVFEARGLKVFGPRKNAAILEGSKAFSKDLMKKYGIPTAAYENFDDPQKALDYLHTQAKFPIVLKADGLALGKGVLICNTLEEAEAGVKEIMEDKKFGSAGNTMVIEEFMTGREVSVLSFVDGKTIRTMTSAQDHKRAMDGDKGLNTGGMGTFSPSPFYTKEVDEFCKQHVYQATVDAMAAEGRPFVGIIFFGLMLTAEGPKVLEYNARFGDPEAQVVLPRMKTDIIEVMEACVNGTLDKIELEFEDNAAVCVVLASEGYPVKYEKGIPMYGFENFKGKDGYYCFHAGTKFQDGQIVTNGGRVLGITAKGKTLKEARKNAYDATEWIQFANKYMRHDIGKAIDEA from the coding sequence ATGAAAGTACTGATTGTTGGAAGTGGCGGAAGAGAACATGCAATCGCATGGAGTGTTGCAAAAAGTCCCAAGGTAGACAAAATTTACTGTGCACCTGGGAATGCAGGAATTTCAGAATATGCAGAATGTGTGGCGATCGGAGCCATGGAATTTGAGAAGCTTGCTGATTTTGCAGAAGAAAATAAAGTGGATCTGACAATCATTGGTATGGATGACCCGTTGGTGGGCGGCGTGGTGGATGTATTTGAAGCCCGCGGACTGAAGGTATTCGGACCTCGTAAGAATGCAGCAATCCTTGAAGGCTCCAAGGCGTTTTCAAAAGATCTGATGAAGAAATACGGAATTCCAACCGCGGCATATGAGAACTTTGATGATCCACAGAAAGCACTTGATTATTTACATACGCAGGCAAAATTCCCAATCGTTCTCAAGGCAGACGGACTTGCTCTTGGAAAGGGAGTTTTGATCTGTAATACGCTGGAAGAAGCGGAAGCTGGCGTTAAAGAAATTATGGAAGACAAAAAATTCGGAAGTGCCGGAAATACTATGGTCATTGAAGAATTTATGACTGGTCGAGAAGTGTCAGTACTTTCTTTTGTAGATGGTAAAACTATCCGTACTATGACATCTGCGCAGGACCATAAACGTGCCATGGATGGTGATAAAGGATTAAATACAGGTGGGATGGGAACGTTTTCACCAAGTCCATTTTATACAAAAGAAGTTGACGAATTTTGCAAACAGCACGTTTATCAGGCAACAGTAGATGCGATGGCAGCAGAAGGTCGTCCATTTGTCGGGATTATTTTCTTTGGACTGATGCTTACAGCAGAAGGACCGAAGGTACTGGAATATAATGCACGATTTGGAGATCCGGAAGCACAGGTTGTACTTCCAAGAATGAAAACAGATATTATAGAAGTTATGGAAGCCTGCGTGAATGGAACACTGGATAAGATAGAGCTGGAATTTGAGGATAATGCGGCTGTATGTGTGGTCCTTGCAAGTGAAGGATATCCTGTAAAATACGAAAAGGGCATTCCAATGTATGGATTTGAAAACTTTAAAGGTAAAGATGGATATTATTGTTTCCATGCCGGAACCAAATTCCAGGATGGACAGATTGTTACAAATGGCGGCCGTGTACTTGGAATTACAGCAAAAGGAAAGACTCTGAAAGAGGCACGCAAAAATGCTTATGATGCAACAGAGTGGATTCAGTTTGCGAATAAATATATGCGTCATGATATTGGAAAAGCCATTGATGAGGCCTGA
- a CDS encoding ATP-dependent Clp protease ATP-binding subunit: MQDKFTRQAANALKLAKTTAQSCNHSYIGTEHILVGLLKEKEGTAGRILEEFNVEEDALRQLIEELIAPSEVLVTEKAPEYSPRALRVLERSVQEAENQKEAQAGTEHLLVAMLKETDCVATRLLYTMGVNIQKLYVAVLTAMGIENPTAEELQGGRNQKTQKSGAATPTLDQYSRDLTVMAAEGKLDPVVGRDREITRLIQILSRRSKNNPCLVGEPGVGKTAIVEGLAQRIVSGLVPDSVRDKRVVVLDMSGMVAGSKYRGEFEERIRKVIDEVRVNQGILLFIDELHTIIGAGGAEGALDASNILKPSLSRGEIQLIGATTLEEYRKYIEKDAALERRFQPVTVEEPTEQEALEILKGLRPYYEKHHGVRIEDEALEAAVRMSVRYINDRFLPDKAIDIIDEAASKVQLGSYRSAPEIEALEIKIRELLNQKEEAIKLADLSMAKRIQQEQNEAEEQIEKYRKKEVRRNKRKNLTVNENSVADIVSDWTKIPVKRLTEGETKRLAALEKELHKRVIGQEEAVKAVAQAVKRGRVGLKDPNRPIGSFLFLGPTGVGKTELSKALAEAVFGSEQAMIRVDMSEYMEKHSVSKMIGSPPGYVGYDEGGQLSEKVRRNPYSVLLFDEIEKAHPDVFNILLQVLDDGHITDAHGRKVDFKQTIIIMTSNVGAQAIIEPKKLGFMSQDNEKQDYERMKSGVMEEVRRLFKPEFLNRIDEIMVFHPLKKPEIRKIVNILLKNLEKRCAEQMGIQLKITDSVRDYLAESGFDSKYGARPLRRAIQNKLEDPMANEILEGRIRTGDTVKVQLHQKKICFIPVRDTE, encoded by the coding sequence ATGCAGGATAAATTTACCAGACAGGCTGCAAATGCGTTAAAACTGGCAAAAACCACCGCACAGTCCTGTAATCATTCATATATTGGCACAGAGCATATTCTGGTAGGTCTGCTAAAGGAAAAAGAGGGTACGGCGGGCAGGATTCTGGAAGAATTTAATGTAGAAGAAGATGCGTTGCGCCAGCTGATCGAAGAACTGATCGCACCGTCAGAGGTGCTGGTTACGGAAAAGGCACCGGAATACAGCCCAAGAGCGCTGAGAGTGCTTGAAAGATCCGTACAGGAGGCAGAAAATCAGAAAGAAGCACAGGCCGGAACGGAACATCTTCTTGTGGCAATGCTTAAAGAGACGGATTGTGTTGCGACCAGGCTTCTTTATACAATGGGAGTCAATATCCAGAAACTGTATGTGGCAGTTCTGACCGCGATGGGAATTGAGAATCCAACAGCAGAAGAACTACAGGGTGGCAGAAATCAAAAAACACAGAAGAGTGGGGCAGCGACGCCGACGCTGGACCAGTACAGCAGAGATCTGACTGTGATGGCAGCAGAAGGCAAATTGGATCCTGTGGTTGGACGTGACAGAGAGATTACACGACTGATTCAGATCCTGAGCAGAAGAAGTAAGAATAATCCGTGTCTGGTTGGAGAACCGGGAGTTGGTAAGACTGCGATTGTTGAAGGTCTGGCACAGAGAATTGTTTCAGGACTTGTTCCGGATTCTGTGCGTGATAAAAGAGTTGTTGTTCTTGATATGTCAGGAATGGTTGCCGGAAGTAAGTATAGGGGAGAATTTGAGGAACGTATCCGTAAGGTAATTGATGAGGTGCGTGTAAACCAGGGAATTCTTCTTTTTATTGATGAACTTCACACAATCATTGGCGCCGGAGGGGCAGAAGGTGCTCTGGATGCGTCCAATATTCTGAAGCCTTCTCTTTCAAGAGGAGAAATTCAGCTGATTGGTGCAACAACACTGGAGGAATATCGTAAATACATCGAAAAGGATGCTGCGCTGGAGCGAAGATTTCAGCCGGTTACCGTAGAAGAGCCGACAGAACAGGAGGCCCTTGAGATTTTGAAAGGACTTCGTCCGTATTATGAGAAACATCATGGGGTAAGAATTGAAGATGAGGCTCTGGAGGCTGCGGTTAGAATGTCAGTTCGATATATTAATGACCGATTTCTTCCGGATAAAGCAATCGATATTATTGATGAAGCTGCATCCAAAGTACAGCTTGGAAGCTATCGTTCCGCACCAGAGATAGAAGCACTGGAAATAAAGATAAGAGAATTGCTGAATCAGAAAGAAGAAGCAATAAAACTTGCAGATCTGTCTATGGCAAAGAGAATTCAGCAGGAGCAGAATGAAGCGGAAGAACAGATTGAAAAATATAGAAAAAAAGAAGTGCGTAGAAATAAACGCAAAAATCTTACGGTAAATGAAAATTCTGTAGCAGATATAGTATCGGACTGGACTAAAATTCCAGTAAAAAGACTTACGGAAGGTGAAACCAAGCGTCTTGCGGCCCTGGAAAAAGAACTTCATAAAAGAGTGATCGGACAGGAAGAAGCTGTCAAAGCGGTTGCGCAGGCTGTTAAAAGAGGCAGAGTAGGGCTGAAAGATCCAAACCGTCCGATTGGCTCATTCCTTTTTCTTGGACCGACCGGTGTAGGCAAAACAGAACTTTCAAAGGCACTTGCGGAAGCTGTGTTTGGCAGTGAGCAGGCAATGATCCGTGTTGACATGTCAGAATACATGGAAAAACACAGTGTTTCCAAAATGATCGGTTCACCTCCGGGATATGTTGGATATGATGAAGGCGGGCAGCTTAGCGAAAAAGTAAGAAGAAATCCGTATAGTGTACTGTTGTTTGATGAGATTGAGAAAGCACATCCGGATGTGTTTAATATTTTGCTTCAGGTTTTAGATGATGGACATATTACAGATGCACATGGAAGAAAAGTTGATTTTAAACAGACGATAATCATTATGACATCCAATGTTGGAGCACAGGCAATCATTGAGCCAAAGAAACTTGGCTTTATGTCCCAGGATAATGAAAAACAGGACTATGAGAGAATGAAATCAGGAGTGATGGAAGAAGTAAGAAGACTTTTTAAACCGGAATTTTTGAATCGAATCGATGAAATTATGGTATTCCATCCACTTAAAAAGCCGGAGATCAGGAAAATCGTGAATATTCTTTTGAAAAATCTTGAGAAACGATGTGCAGAGCAGATGGGTATTCAGCTTAAAATTACAGATTCGGTCAGAGATTATCTGGCAGAATCCGGTTTTGACAGTAAATATGGCGCAAGACCTCTGAGAAGAGCCATTCAGAATAAACTGGAAGATCCGATGGCCAATGAAATTCTTGAAGGCAGAATTCGAACTGGAGATACAGTGAAAGTTCAGCTTCATCAGAAGAAAATCTGTTTTATTCCGGTCAGAGATACGGAATAA
- a CDS encoding aminopeptidase, whose amino-acid sequence MTKLNSNGGDDKVDELLKERYDLAKDRIVEICTETTVKPDFLDFFQNMAAFLEKTAAILERDEEKLSIEELQKENTELYKELFPQNYTHCYGNPAYAEEKLGEYGRAFTFLYAELRGAIAYAYEKKIWDYTVTAELFLEVYAAFENGELPSVKNVEDMLRSYVNDYCQDMMEQRIAEAVDPQLDFAVRIVMDSDLSDLRYLYRYGEYVSANEIGVAEFMNSLSQDEIDSMARTYTEGYRIGFINGRKDITKKKTVNIRYNLGFERMVRAAILQFREMGLEPVIYRHATHAVNKRGNAWIGFVGGNANPQYEYDHRQDQALFMDSDYVQRKLRSMQNAYEKYKDLAAVHGGPACIETFGEEPFAPVSTEGAWALNEAQQKMQVELDNESGQIVNRYIRGDERSFTIIAYPVPEIGNDFPKIFAEIVKINTLDYKQYERIQQTIIETLDTCQWVEIKGKEDNETDLIIHLHELEDVRKQTNFENCVADVNIPVGEVFTSPVLAGTGGILHVKKVYLNGLQFKDLKLVFDCGQVIDYSCANFETEEENRAYIEDNILHHHPKIPMGEFAIGTNTTAYVAAEKYGIADKLPILIAEKMGPHFAVGDTCYSWSEDTPVFNPDGREIIARDNEISILRKEDISMAYYGCHTDITIPYEELGSIRVIDEDGEGTSIIENGRFVLPGTEELNRPFEK is encoded by the coding sequence ATGACTAAATTAAATTCAAACGGAGGAGATGATAAAGTGGATGAATTGCTGAAAGAACGCTATGATCTGGCAAAAGATCGAATTGTCGAAATCTGTACTGAAACAACTGTAAAGCCGGATTTTCTGGATTTCTTTCAGAATATGGCGGCTTTTTTGGAGAAAACAGCAGCCATACTGGAAAGAGATGAAGAAAAGCTTTCCATAGAAGAATTGCAGAAAGAAAATACAGAACTTTATAAAGAACTGTTTCCTCAGAATTATACACACTGTTACGGGAATCCTGCATACGCAGAAGAAAAACTCGGTGAATATGGAAGGGCATTTACATTTCTTTACGCAGAACTTCGTGGAGCAATTGCCTATGCATATGAAAAAAAAATCTGGGATTATACAGTGACAGCAGAACTTTTTCTTGAAGTATATGCTGCTTTTGAAAATGGTGAACTGCCATCTGTAAAAAATGTGGAAGACATGCTGCGTTCTTATGTGAATGACTATTGTCAGGATATGATGGAACAGAGGATTGCGGAAGCGGTTGATCCGCAGCTGGATTTTGCTGTAAGAATCGTAATGGATTCTGATCTGTCAGATCTGCGTTATCTGTACAGATATGGAGAATATGTTTCTGCAAATGAAATAGGAGTTGCAGAATTTATGAACAGTCTCAGTCAGGATGAGATTGACAGTATGGCACGCACATATACGGAAGGATACAGAATTGGTTTTATTAATGGAAGAAAAGACATTACCAAGAAAAAGACGGTAAACATTCGTTATAATCTTGGATTTGAGCGAATGGTACGTGCTGCAATCCTGCAGTTCCGTGAGATGGGGCTTGAACCGGTGATCTATCGCCATGCCACACATGCAGTGAATAAAAGAGGCAATGCATGGATCGGCTTTGTTGGTGGAAATGCAAATCCGCAGTATGAGTATGATCACAGGCAGGATCAGGCACTCTTTATGGACAGTGATTATGTACAGCGCAAACTTCGTTCTATGCAGAATGCATATGAGAAATATAAAGACCTGGCTGCAGTTCATGGCGGACCGGCATGTATTGAGACTTTTGGAGAAGAACCATTTGCTCCTGTTTCTACAGAAGGTGCGTGGGCTTTAAACGAGGCACAGCAGAAAATGCAGGTAGAGCTGGATAACGAATCCGGTCAGATCGTAAATCGTTACATCAGGGGTGATGAGAGAAGCTTTACGATCATTGCCTATCCGGTGCCGGAAATCGGAAATGATTTTCCGAAGATTTTTGCAGAGATTGTGAAGATCAATACACTGGATTATAAACAGTATGAACGGATACAGCAGACGATCATTGAGACTCTGGATACCTGTCAGTGGGTAGAAATAAAAGGAAAAGAGGACAACGAGACAGATTTGATCATTCATCTGCATGAACTGGAAGATGTCCGGAAACAGACAAATTTTGAAAACTGTGTGGCAGATGTAAATATTCCAGTGGGAGAAGTGTTTACTTCTCCGGTGCTTGCCGGAACTGGTGGGATTCTTCATGTAAAGAAGGTTTATTTGAACGGATTACAGTTTAAGGATCTGAAGCTGGTATTTGACTGTGGACAGGTGATTGATTATTCGTGTGCAAACTTTGAGACAGAAGAGGAGAATCGTGCATATATTGAGGATAATATTCTGCACCATCATCCGAAGATCCCAATGGGTGAGTTTGCAATCGGGACCAATACAACCGCGTATGTGGCAGCTGAAAAATATGGTATTGCAGATAAACTTCCAATTCTGATCGCTGAGAAAATGGGACCACATTTCGCTGTGGGAGATACCTGTTACAGCTGGTCAGAAGATACTCCGGTATTTAACCCGGACGGAAGAGAAATCATTGCCAGAGATAATGAGATTTCGATTCTTCGTAAAGAGGATATCAGCATGGCTTATTATGGATGTCATACAGATATTACAATTCCATATGAAGAACTGGGAAGTATCCGTGTAATTGACGAAGATGGAGAAGGAACTTCTATTATTGAGAATGGGCGTTTTGTGCTTCCGGGAACGGAAGAACTGAATCGTCCTTTTGAAAAATAA
- a CDS encoding HD domain-containing protein, whose translation MERLQQQMKFILEVDKVKQIIRQTYLADGSRKENDAEHSWHLALMAVLLKEYANEEVDLAKVIPMVLLHDLVEIDAGDTYAYDQAGLATQRARETKAADRIFGMLPEDQGTKFRNLWEEFEAYETAEAKFAHVLDNCQPLLLNDASGGKSWKEHTVHKSQIYKRNEHTAEGSREIWEYMQQLIDKHIQLGHVIDD comes from the coding sequence ATGGAACGCTTACAACAGCAGATGAAATTTATTTTGGAAGTGGATAAAGTAAAACAGATTATACGTCAGACATATCTGGCAGACGGGAGCCGTAAGGAAAATGATGCGGAACATTCCTGGCATCTGGCTCTTATGGCTGTGTTGTTGAAAGAATATGCCAATGAAGAAGTTGACCTGGCAAAAGTGATCCCTATGGTTTTGCTCCATGATCTTGTGGAGATTGATGCTGGAGATACATATGCATATGATCAGGCAGGACTGGCAACGCAGAGAGCGCGTGAGACAAAGGCTGCAGACCGTATTTTTGGTATGCTTCCGGAAGATCAGGGTACAAAGTTCAGAAATTTATGGGAAGAATTTGAAGCATATGAGACAGCAGAGGCGAAATTTGCACATGTGCTGGACAATTGTCAGCCACTGCTTCTGAATGATGCTTCCGGAGGAAAAAGCTGGAAGGAACATACTGTACATAAGAGTCAGATATACAAAAGAAATGAGCATACTGCAGAAGGTTCCAGGGAAATATGGGAATATATGCAGCAGCTGATAGACAAACATATTCAGCTGGGGCATGTGATCGATGACTAA
- a CDS encoding GntR family transcriptional regulator yields MVIEIDFNSDEAIYVQLMNQIIMGIATSRLQEGDPLPSVRQLADTVGINMHTVNKAYSLLRQEGFVTIDRRRGAIIAVDVDKIKALEEMKENLLVALAKGCCRNVSRSEVHDLIDEIYDEYEIDN; encoded by the coding sequence ATGGTCATTGAAATAGATTTTAACAGTGATGAAGCTATATATGTACAGCTTATGAATCAGATTATAATGGGAATTGCTACTTCCAGACTGCAAGAGGGAGATCCGCTTCCGTCAGTTCGACAGTTGGCGGATACAGTAGGAATTAATATGCATACGGTAAACAAAGCATATTCTTTGTTGCGTCAGGAAGGTTTTGTTACGATCGACCGCAGACGTGGGGCAATTATCGCTGTGGATGTTGATAAGATCAAAGCACTGGAAGAAATGAAAGAAAATCTTCTTGTAGCATTGGCAAAGGGCTGCTGCAGAAACGTCAGCAGAAGTGAAGTGCATGATCTGATCGATGAGATCTATGACGAATACGAAATTGACAACTAG
- the purN gene encoding phosphoribosylglycinamide formyltransferase: MLKLGVLVSGGGTNLQAIMDAIDSGVITNAEVGLVISNNPGAYALKRAESRGIPAKCISPKKFENREEFHKALLQELQENKVELVVLAGFLVAIPPMIVEAYPNRIINIHPSLIPSFCGVGFYGLHVHEGVLARGVKVSGATVHFVDTGTDTGPIILQKAVEVQQGDTPEVLQRRVMEEAEWKILPKAIDLIANNRVSVQNGKVVID; encoded by the coding sequence ATGTTAAAGCTTGGTGTTCTAGTATCAGGAGGCGGTACAAATCTGCAGGCGATCATGGATGCGATTGACAGCGGTGTGATCACAAATGCGGAAGTCGGTCTGGTGATCAGTAATAATCCAGGCGCATATGCACTGAAACGCGCAGAGAGCCGGGGAATCCCGGCTAAGTGCATTTCTCCGAAGAAATTTGAAAATCGAGAAGAATTTCATAAAGCGCTTCTGCAGGAATTACAGGAAAATAAGGTGGAACTGGTTGTACTGGCAGGCTTTCTGGTGGCAATTCCACCTATGATCGTGGAAGCATATCCGAACAGAATCATCAATATTCATCCATCCCTCATTCCGTCTTTTTGTGGCGTAGGATTTTATGGTCTTCATGTCCATGAGGGTGTGCTTGCACGCGGAGTCAAGGTTAGCGGTGCAACGGTTCATTTTGTGGATACCGGTACAGATACAGGACCGATCATCCTTCAAAAAGCGGTGGAAGTACAGCAGGGAGACACTCCGGAGGTGCTTCAACGTCGTGTTATGGAGGAAGCAGAATGGAAAATCCTTCCGAAAGCAATTGATCTGATTGCGAATAACAGAGTTTCGGTTCAGAATGGAAAAGTTGTTATTGATTAA